A DNA window from Aminipila luticellarii contains the following coding sequences:
- a CDS encoding response regulator transcription factor, whose product MKVLVIEDDKSIAELERDYLEINGYECDIASDGLSGLDLALKKEYALIILDIMLPGIDGFELCARFREQSDTPVILLSARKEDIDKVRGLGLGADDYMTKPFSPNELMARVKSHIARYDRLTGSNKAGQNRILKIRELEIDKDSRRVFINGEEKIMPAKEYDLLLFLAENPNRVFSKEHIFDRIWGLDAIGDVSTVTVHIRRLREKIETDMDNLQYIETVWGVGYRFKG is encoded by the coding sequence GGATATGAATGCGATATTGCATCGGACGGATTAAGCGGGCTGGATCTGGCTCTGAAAAAGGAATATGCTTTAATTATTCTTGACATCATGCTTCCCGGAATAGATGGCTTTGAGCTTTGTGCGAGGTTCAGGGAGCAGAGCGATACGCCGGTCATCCTTTTATCTGCCAGGAAAGAGGATATTGATAAAGTTCGGGGCCTGGGTCTGGGCGCGGATGATTATATGACCAAACCTTTCAGCCCCAACGAATTGATGGCCAGAGTGAAGAGCCACATTGCCCGGTATGACAGACTGACCGGAAGCAATAAGGCGGGACAGAACAGAATCTTGAAGATAAGGGAGCTGGAAATTGATAAGGACAGCAGACGGGTATTTATCAACGGAGAGGAAAAGATCATGCCTGCCAAAGAATACGATCTGCTATTGTTTTTAGCAGAAAATCCCAATAGGGTCTTTTCAAAAGAGCATATTTTTGATAGAATTTGGGGGTTGGATGCTATCGGGGATGTATCTACGGTAACGGTGCATATCCGAAGGCTGAGAGAGAAGATAGAAACAGACATGGACAATCTTCAATATATTGAGACTGTCTGGGGAGTAGGCTATCGATTTAAAGGATAG
- a CDS encoding polysaccharide deacetylase family protein: MKCRKIVAGIVCLVMVLAWSSVAYAEEPAVGAAKADHVYIPILMYHHFVEEKPLNGRMDATITKEKLEEDMTYLAENNYTPLLPQDLKAIEEGKKKLPKKPVMITMDDGYESAYTIAYPVLKKTGMKATAFVIVGSIEQPKKSEIKKLNWAEAKEMYESGVFDIQSHSYNLHNQNLKGQYMKFQVNGIQRGLIECRAQYDLRVEEDIEKSIDVIEKNVGTDVICFAYPYGTYEEWGKEILQKNGVLFGFGTTYGAGDLKGNLYYLNRFSVGMDTDLGRLLEPQPQTENSSGIR; encoded by the coding sequence ATGAAATGTAGAAAAATAGTTGCAGGAATTGTTTGTTTAGTTATGGTGCTGGCGTGGAGCAGTGTTGCTTATGCCGAGGAGCCGGCTGTGGGAGCAGCAAAAGCAGACCATGTATATATACCGATTTTAATGTATCATCATTTTGTAGAAGAAAAGCCGTTGAACGGAAGAATGGATGCTACCATTACAAAAGAAAAGTTGGAAGAGGATATGACGTATCTGGCCGAAAATAATTATACGCCGTTATTGCCGCAGGATTTAAAAGCGATAGAAGAAGGAAAAAAGAAGCTGCCGAAAAAGCCTGTTATGATTACGATGGATGACGGATATGAATCGGCGTATACGATTGCTTATCCTGTGCTGAAAAAAACAGGCATGAAGGCAACGGCATTCGTTATCGTCGGAAGTATTGAACAGCCTAAAAAATCTGAAATAAAGAAGCTGAATTGGGCCGAGGCGAAGGAAATGTATGAAAGCGGGGTATTTGATATACAAAGTCATTCATACAATTTACATAATCAGAACTTAAAGGGACAATATATGAAGTTTCAAGTCAACGGCATACAAAGAGGACTGATCGAATGCCGGGCACAGTATGACCTGCGGGTAGAAGAAGACATAGAAAAAAGCATCGATGTCATCGAGAAAAATGTGGGAACCGATGTAATCTGCTTTGCCTACCCTTACGGCACCTATGAGGAATGGGGCAAGGAAATCCTTCAAAAAAATGGTGTATTGTTCGGATTCGGAACCACCTACGGTGCAGGTGACCTCAAAGGAAATCTGTACTATTTGAATCGGTTTTCTGTGGGAATGGACACCGATTTAGGCAGGCTGCTGGAACCGCAGCCGCAGACAGAAAATAGCTCTGGAATCAGATGA
- a CDS encoding stalk domain-containing protein, with translation MKALRFVLIVSAIVLNLTFAVTVSAAAEKDAPIKVDVNGQFVAFQPETGYPYVDENRRTLVPLRAAMEAYGCDVTWDAASSTAVLEKDGIRVEVPMGQHYIKREEFEIFTDTKASLSNGRVYLPIRAVAEAFGAEVQWNQATKTVMVTSPESQSNQISVHFMDVGHGDSIFIDDGTYEVLIDGGLTTSGALISEYIRPYVDGSIDLLIATHAHQDHVGGLPRIFEDYQIDRVIGSGSSVNTPQWQAYKQALDREPNCIVSEDADETIQLPNGVTLDIIEALDGQTLENNNSVVALLRYQAVSVLFTGDSQTDEEAVIAKKVGKVDVFKGAHHGSYNANSSLLLDTIKPQYVVISAGKGVNYTHPHASALKRMFQEGAIVYGTFKSGTIIMKADGKAYSFETPVKPLIPLDITDAGTYQNNIR, from the coding sequence ATGAAAGCTTTAAGATTTGTATTAATTGTTTCAGCCATTGTGCTGAATTTGACTTTTGCTGTAACGGTAAGTGCGGCTGCGGAGAAGGATGCCCCTATAAAGGTAGATGTCAATGGGCAATTTGTAGCTTTTCAGCCGGAAACGGGATATCCTTATGTGGATGAAAACCGGAGAACCCTAGTACCGCTCAGAGCGGCCATGGAAGCATACGGGTGTGACGTAACATGGGATGCGGCAAGCTCTACTGCTGTGCTGGAGAAGGATGGAATCCGAGTTGAAGTTCCCATGGGACAACACTATATTAAGAGGGAAGAATTTGAAATTTTCACAGACACAAAGGCGAGCCTGTCCAATGGCAGAGTCTATCTGCCTATACGGGCTGTGGCAGAAGCTTTCGGAGCAGAGGTTCAGTGGAATCAGGCCACAAAGACTGTTATGGTCACTTCTCCTGAATCGCAAAGCAATCAGATATCGGTTCACTTCATGGATGTGGGGCATGGAGATTCCATATTCATAGATGATGGGACGTATGAGGTACTGATCGACGGAGGACTGACCACCAGCGGAGCGCTGATTTCAGAGTATATCAGACCTTATGTGGATGGCAGTATTGATCTGCTGATCGCTACCCATGCACATCAGGATCATGTGGGCGGTCTGCCCCGTATTTTTGAAGATTATCAGATAGACCGGGTCATCGGAAGCGGAAGCTCTGTGAACACCCCCCAATGGCAGGCCTATAAACAGGCCTTAGATAGGGAACCCAACTGCATCGTCAGCGAGGATGCGGATGAAACCATTCAGCTGCCTAATGGAGTCACCCTAGACATTATAGAAGCACTGGATGGACAAACCTTGGAAAATAACAACAGTGTGGTGGCACTTCTGCGATATCAGGCTGTTTCCGTACTCTTTACCGGTGACAGTCAAACAGATGAGGAAGCGGTGATTGCAAAAAAGGTCGGAAAGGTGGATGTTTTTAAGGGGGCGCATCACGGATCCTACAATGCCAACAGCAGCCTTCTGTTAGACACCATAAAGCCGCAATATGTGGTGATTTCCGCCGGAAAGGGCGTGAATTACACCCATCCGCATGCATCGGCCTTAAAGCGGATGTTCCAGGAAGGAGCCATCGTGTATGGAACCTTTAAATCGGGAACCATTATCATGAAAGCAGACGGAAAGGCGTACAGCTTTGAAACACCGGTGAAACCGCTGATTCCGCTGGATATAACGGATGCCGGAACGTATCAGAACAATATTCGTTAA
- a CDS encoding PucR family transcriptional regulator encodes MSITVKDCLQLPSLFLGNVIAGRKGLCNIVNTVSVSEFEFYDDCFQTANELLITAFYSIRDDVDAQCKAIEEYKKCGEAGLILFYSNMILKHVDQRLIDTANRLNFPVILLPGENMGLRYSDVISDIMEAVFMDRKNSNFFVNNTMERISQLPASERNIANVLRFASDHAKAAFFLCDPHENIIGHSYWPQTNVLPFKMVQSSFTDTGNGLQHKDSTSYNFFQTHFSDQKGSLLTLYGAAMNDVLTPAMMNQVIEIIQLFAAIWNYNLNLSTKESLIPALIEGDCDLASHIANGLNLNQSHYNSMMILNIRPTHQNTLVTISILDDIRHLFESHHKHCIADSFGSHIIILSSYSGNRTLDDLLIEELNRKFSGEGSIQCYSLFNNLESAKDFRSAYVLYCDSIDITCKIYPLKKFYTDREIHFANQCLSIINNSSKKKAYLNLLHPIIEDSEADLVLTLTTYMLDADSEVKKTAELLFVHRNTIQYRLSKIRNLIHMDFNKMPMNFDVYTAVALNRILPQ; translated from the coding sequence ATGAGTATAACAGTCAAAGACTGCCTGCAGCTGCCTTCCCTGTTTCTTGGAAATGTCATTGCAGGACGTAAGGGTCTGTGTAATATTGTAAACACTGTATCGGTATCAGAGTTTGAATTCTATGATGATTGTTTCCAAACTGCAAATGAACTTCTGATAACAGCCTTTTATTCTATAAGAGATGATGTGGATGCACAGTGCAAAGCAATTGAAGAATATAAAAAATGCGGAGAAGCCGGCTTGATTTTATTTTACTCGAACATGATTTTAAAGCATGTGGACCAGAGGTTGATCGATACAGCCAATCGCCTGAACTTTCCTGTGATCCTGCTCCCCGGTGAAAACATGGGACTAAGGTATAGCGATGTAATAAGCGATATTATGGAGGCTGTTTTCATGGACCGCAAAAACAGTAATTTCTTTGTTAATAATACCATGGAAAGAATTTCTCAGCTTCCCGCCTCCGAAAGAAACATTGCAAATGTGCTCCGCTTCGCCTCCGACCACGCCAAGGCTGCTTTCTTTTTATGCGATCCGCATGAAAATATCATCGGTCATTCATACTGGCCGCAAACCAACGTTTTGCCTTTTAAGATGGTTCAATCTTCCTTTACGGATACCGGCAACGGTTTACAGCATAAAGACTCAACTTCCTACAATTTCTTTCAAACGCACTTCTCTGATCAGAAGGGTTCTCTGCTCACCCTGTATGGTGCTGCCATGAATGATGTACTGACCCCTGCCATGATGAATCAGGTGATTGAGATCATTCAGCTCTTTGCTGCGATTTGGAACTATAATCTTAACCTTTCTACCAAAGAATCGTTGATTCCTGCGCTGATCGAGGGAGACTGCGATTTAGCGTCTCACATTGCAAATGGATTAAATTTGAATCAGTCTCACTACAATTCCATGATGATCCTCAATATACGCCCAACCCATCAGAATACACTCGTGACTATATCCATTCTTGATGACATACGACATCTTTTCGAAAGTCATCATAAGCATTGCATTGCCGATTCTTTTGGCAGTCATATTATTATTTTAAGCAGTTATTCCGGAAACCGTACGTTAGATGACCTGCTCATAGAAGAGTTGAACCGCAAATTTTCCGGCGAGGGCAGCATCCAATGTTACAGTCTTTTTAATAATTTAGAATCAGCGAAAGACTTCCGCAGTGCCTATGTACTATATTGTGACAGTATTGATATTACATGCAAAATTTATCCGCTAAAAAAATTCTATACCGATCGGGAGATTCATTTTGCAAATCAGTGCTTATCCATTATAAATAACTCGTCTAAAAAGAAGGCCTATTTAAATCTGCTCCATCCCATTATTGAGGATTCGGAGGCGGATCTCGTCCTGACCCTGACGACCTATATGCTGGATGCGGATTCTGAGGTAAAAAAAACGGCGGAACTTTTGTTTGTCCACCGCAATACCATACAATACAGATTGTCAAAAATCCGCAATCTGATCCATATGGATTTTAATAAAATGCCTATGAATTTTGATGTCTATACGGCTGTCGCCCTGAACCGGATCCTGCCGCAATAA
- a CDS encoding purine-cytosine permease family protein, whose protein sequence is MEKEKSKAEVNALTPVPTDERKGWIAMAFVQAGICVCVPSFLEGAILAEAMPVWPAIISGTLGYVIVVVVMSILGMMGCDLGVPSCTLTRATFGDKGGRYIVSVLFAINLIGWFGIQNGLCGEAFTNFMSEYVGISIPLVASNVLWGLIMLLTAVYGVSALEKLDYVSIPLLMIIMTMGTVMAIKVNGLTGMGSEVTQTMSFLGGVGLSFNFYAVGTITAADITRFQRTRKDTIKSVVWGVFPMGVITLVLGVLLTKIAGNYDISMVLIDVGLPVAGVVALILATWTTNSTNAYSSGLDIVMIFKIPDNRRREVTVVAGLIGIVLGAFGILDHVEGFLSFLSFLVCPIGGVMMADYWIVGKGKAENWHPVEGFNKIGVLSWALAAVIAYLCKIEYLGIVVGLVIYLILERFVPSLSRGAEKKVEA, encoded by the coding sequence ATGGAGAAAGAAAAAAGTAAAGCAGAAGTAAATGCCTTGACTCCGGTTCCCACGGATGAGCGGAAAGGTTGGATCGCAATGGCATTTGTACAAGCCGGTATTTGCGTGTGTGTGCCATCCTTTCTGGAGGGAGCCATACTGGCGGAGGCTATGCCTGTCTGGCCGGCAATCATATCCGGGACACTGGGGTATGTTATCGTGGTTGTGGTCATGTCCATTCTGGGAATGATGGGGTGCGATCTGGGTGTACCGTCCTGTACCCTGACCAGAGCTACCTTTGGAGACAAAGGCGGGCGGTATATTGTAAGTGTTTTATTTGCCATTAACCTGATTGGATGGTTTGGCATCCAAAATGGCCTTTGCGGAGAAGCTTTTACGAATTTTATGAGTGAATATGTGGGAATCAGCATACCGCTGGTAGCTTCAAATGTTCTTTGGGGACTGATTATGCTGCTTACAGCTGTGTATGGTGTCAGTGCTCTGGAAAAGCTGGACTATGTATCGATTCCTCTTTTGATGATCATTATGACCATGGGAACGGTCATGGCGATTAAGGTGAATGGATTGACGGGAATGGGAAGCGAGGTAACGCAGACCATGAGTTTTCTTGGCGGCGTTGGATTATCTTTTAATTTTTATGCGGTGGGAACCATTACTGCGGCAGATATTACAAGATTTCAGAGGACGAGAAAGGATACGATCAAGTCCGTTGTATGGGGTGTCTTTCCTATGGGTGTGATTACGCTGGTTTTAGGCGTACTCTTAACAAAAATAGCCGGAAATTATGACATCAGTATGGTCTTAATCGATGTAGGGCTGCCTGTAGCGGGAGTCGTTGCATTGATTCTGGCAACCTGGACGACCAACTCAACCAATGCGTACAGCTCAGGCTTAGACATTGTCATGATCTTTAAAATTCCGGATAACCGAAGAAGGGAAGTGACTGTTGTAGCCGGACTCATCGGAATCGTTCTGGGAGCCTTTGGTATTTTGGATCATGTGGAAGGCTTTTTAAGCTTTCTGTCCTTCCTCGTATGCCCAATCGGCGGCGTTATGATGGCAGATTATTGGATTGTGGGTAAGGGAAAAGCTGAAAACTGGCACCCTGTAGAGGGATTCAATAAAATAGGAGTTCTTTCATGGGCTCTTGCAGCCGTAATCGCTTATTTATGCAAGATTGAGTATTTAGGAATTGTGGTTGGTCTAGTTATATATTTAATATTGGAAAGGTTTGTCCCTTCTTTATCAAGGGGAGCAGAAAAGAAAGTAGAGGCGTAG
- a CDS encoding DUF917 domain-containing protein — MKKLTQENIIDILYGCTVLGTGGGGNLEDGIAVMEQDFKEGKELYLASLDELPDEAYIATPYCCGAPAALDAEEDEKYKELPHIGYPASILAFRSLEEYFGEKFFAVSSTELGGANTAEALHTACQLGIPLMDGDPAGRSVPELQHSSYFVKNKPINPMTVATEYGDVVILKDVVDDFRAEEIARSIACVSGAMVGVADHPMKGKDYKESIIPNAISYAMKIGEELRKARESGKDGEGVAGAIADAVEGKVLFKGSVEKTPWEQTGGFNIGEIYLTGTDTYAGEKYKIWFKNENIIAYRNDQIDVTAPDLICMIGADGIPVTSPNFQKGMEINVLVLPSPDIWKTKEGLECFGPRHFGFDVDYIPFNEKK, encoded by the coding sequence ATGAAAAAATTAACACAAGAAAATATTATTGATATTTTATACGGATGCACCGTACTTGGAACAGGCGGCGGAGGAAACCTTGAGGATGGAATCGCCGTTATGGAACAGGATTTTAAAGAAGGAAAGGAACTGTATCTGGCAAGTTTGGACGAATTGCCGGATGAGGCCTATATTGCCACCCCGTATTGCTGCGGAGCTCCGGCAGCGCTGGATGCGGAGGAAGATGAGAAGTACAAAGAGCTGCCTCATATTGGCTACCCCGCTTCCATATTGGCGTTCAGAAGTCTGGAAGAGTATTTCGGCGAGAAATTCTTTGCGGTTTCCTCTACAGAACTTGGGGGAGCCAATACAGCAGAAGCATTACATACCGCCTGCCAGCTGGGGATTCCTCTGATGGATGGCGATCCTGCCGGAAGATCGGTACCGGAGCTTCAGCATTCCAGTTATTTTGTAAAAAATAAACCAATCAACCCGATGACAGTGGCTACGGAATATGGAGATGTGGTCATCCTAAAGGATGTTGTGGATGATTTCCGAGCAGAGGAGATCGCCCGATCTATTGCCTGTGTAAGCGGTGCTATGGTGGGCGTTGCAGATCATCCCATGAAAGGAAAAGACTATAAGGAGTCCATTATTCCCAATGCCATCAGTTATGCCATGAAAATCGGCGAGGAATTGAGAAAGGCCAGAGAAAGCGGGAAGGATGGAGAAGGAGTTGCCGGAGCCATTGCAGATGCCGTGGAGGGTAAGGTACTCTTCAAGGGCAGCGTGGAAAAAACGCCGTGGGAACAGACCGGAGGATTTAATATCGGAGAAATTTATCTCACCGGAACAGATACTTATGCCGGTGAGAAATATAAAATCTGGTTTAAAAATGAGAACATTATCGCCTATCGAAACGACCAGATTGATGTAACCGCTCCGGACTTAATCTGCATGATCGGTGCAGACGGGATTCCTGTCACCAGTCCGAATTTCCAAAAGGGCATGGAAATCAATGTCTTAGTTCTTCCTTCACCCGATATATGGAAGACAAAAGAAGGTCTGGAGTGTTTCGGCCCAAGACATTTTGGTTTTGATGTGGACTATATACCATTTAATGAAAAAAAATAA
- a CDS encoding Sapep family Mn(2+)-dependent dipeptidase → MESYIKKDDMLLHLKELVSINSVSGPPEGKYPFGKGSFDALQYCLELCKKFGFQTKQCENYMGYAEIGQGDEIMGILVHLDVVPASSGWDCEPFDVTVKEDRVYGRGVIDDKGPAVAVIYAMKELLDSGKPLSRRIRLLFGCTEETGDWPDMEYYKQHEELPDFGFTPDADFPLIYAEKGILILQLKMKREESGIQNAKAGDAPNMVASHCEVTALGLDGREVTIVRDGKSAHGSMPWLGANAIGLVMKELPGRFAEFYNENFGQTWDGALLNCKLQDEQSGEITINPGMLISDEQWIKLVLDIRYPVSYTQEDIVNRITSKVANYGITAEILGGEKPVFMDKHSEFIQSLLKAYRDVTGDSTEPMTMGGGTYAKAMEHIVAFGPTFPGRECTEHQPNEYIFIEDLYKAREIYRLAMERACSVSV, encoded by the coding sequence ATGGAAAGTTATATTAAAAAAGACGATATGCTGCTCCATTTGAAAGAGTTGGTTTCCATAAACAGCGTAAGCGGTCCGCCGGAAGGAAAATATCCTTTCGGCAAAGGATCCTTTGATGCCCTGCAATATTGCCTTGAATTGTGCAAAAAGTTTGGATTTCAGACAAAGCAATGTGAAAACTACATGGGCTATGCGGAAATTGGGCAAGGGGATGAGATCATGGGAATACTTGTCCATCTTGACGTGGTACCGGCAAGCAGCGGATGGGATTGTGAACCTTTTGACGTGACGGTCAAGGAGGACAGAGTTTACGGCCGGGGCGTTATTGATGACAAGGGCCCTGCCGTAGCCGTTATATATGCCATGAAAGAGCTTCTGGACAGCGGAAAGCCCCTTTCCAGGCGTATACGCCTGCTCTTCGGATGTACAGAAGAGACCGGCGATTGGCCGGATATGGAATACTATAAGCAGCATGAGGAATTACCGGATTTCGGATTTACTCCGGATGCGGATTTCCCGCTGATTTATGCGGAAAAGGGGATACTGATCCTTCAGCTGAAAATGAAAAGGGAAGAATCCGGCATTCAAAACGCAAAAGCGGGAGATGCACCGAATATGGTGGCCTCTCATTGCGAGGTGACTGCCCTCGGCTTGGATGGCCGTGAGGTCACTATCGTAAGGGACGGCAAATCCGCCCATGGAAGTATGCCGTGGCTGGGTGCCAATGCCATTGGTCTTGTCATGAAAGAGCTTCCAGGCCGATTTGCAGAATTCTATAATGAAAATTTCGGGCAGACCTGGGACGGCGCATTACTGAACTGCAAGCTTCAAGATGAACAGAGCGGAGAAATTACAATCAATCCCGGAATGCTCATCAGTGACGAACAGTGGATCAAATTGGTGCTGGACATCCGATATCCCGTCAGCTATACGCAAGAGGATATTGTGAACAGAATCACAAGCAAAGTAGCTAATTATGGAATTACGGCAGAAATCCTTGGGGGAGAAAAGCCTGTATTTATGGATAAACACAGCGAGTTTATACAGAGCCTGTTGAAAGCCTATCGCGATGTGACAGGGGATTCTACAGAACCGATGACTATGGGCGGCGGCACTTATGCCAAAGCCATGGAGCATATCGTGGCTTTTGGCCCGACCTTTCCCGGCAGAGAATGCACGGAACACCAGCCCAATGAATACATTTTTATAGAGGACTTGTATAAGGCGAGAGAAATCTATAGGCTGGCAATGGAAAGGGCTTGCTCTGTTTCCGTATGA
- a CDS encoding glycosyl hydrolase family 18 protein: MDEIIVNGYVYPSVQPEVLEAWLPNLSLIATFSYGMTPEGYLIPLNDEELIEAADNAGVGSMMVLTPMNEQGQFSEQLVSDVVENPEAVERLLQEILYELRRKNLFGVDFDFEYVPAQNRDQYTELVSRATEMFSPEGFLVTVALAPKTSAGQQGLLYQGHDYAGMGKAANFVLLMTYEWGYTYGPPMAVAPINKVRQVIEYGVTEIPPEKILMGIPNYGYDWTLPFVPKESMAEKITNEEAVRRAEEFGAEIQFDEEAQSPHFVYWKEAVTTNEDGTEETVYQQHEVWFEDARSYKAKMDVVREYGLAGISIWNIMSYDPNLANAIKRAFSVTKLF, translated from the coding sequence ATGGATGAAATAATTGTAAACGGATACGTCTATCCAAGTGTTCAGCCGGAGGTACTGGAAGCATGGCTGCCAAATTTATCGCTGATTGCAACCTTTAGCTACGGCATGACTCCGGAGGGATATTTGATCCCTTTAAATGATGAAGAGCTGATCGAAGCTGCTGATAATGCCGGAGTAGGCTCCATGATGGTATTGACACCGATGAACGAACAGGGACAGTTCTCAGAACAGCTGGTGAGCGATGTGGTTGAAAATCCGGAAGCGGTGGAGAGATTGCTCCAGGAAATACTATATGAATTGAGAAGAAAAAATCTTTTTGGTGTAGATTTTGACTTTGAATATGTACCGGCACAAAACAGAGATCAGTATACGGAGCTTGTTTCCAGAGCGACCGAGATGTTTAGTCCGGAAGGATTTTTAGTGACTGTTGCGCTTGCGCCTAAAACCTCGGCAGGACAGCAAGGGCTTTTATATCAGGGGCACGATTATGCCGGCATGGGAAAAGCCGCTAATTTTGTGCTTCTGATGACGTATGAGTGGGGGTATACCTATGGACCGCCGATGGCAGTGGCTCCGATCAATAAAGTACGGCAGGTGATTGAATACGGTGTCACCGAAATACCTCCGGAAAAAATTCTGATGGGAATTCCGAATTATGGGTATGATTGGACTCTGCCTTTCGTACCGAAGGAATCCATGGCAGAAAAAATTACGAATGAAGAGGCAGTCAGGAGAGCGGAAGAGTTTGGCGCAGAAATACAGTTTGACGAAGAAGCACAAAGTCCACATTTTGTCTATTGGAAAGAAGCCGTCACCACAAATGAGGACGGGACGGAAGAAACCGTATATCAGCAGCACGAAGTGTGGTTTGAAGATGCCAGAAGCTATAAGGCTAAAATGGATGTAGTCCGGGAATATGGGCTGGCGGGTATCAGCATCTGGAATATTATGAGCTATGATCCCAATCTGGCAAATGCGATAAAAAGAGCCTTTTCGGTAACGAAACTGTTCTAA
- a CDS encoding oxaloacetate decarboxylase subunit alpha produces MAKVGITETVLRDGQQSLMATRMKTEEMLPILEVMDNVGYHAIEMWGGATYDACIRFLDEDPWVRLRKIRKRVKNTKLQMLLRGQNLLGYRHYADDLVDEFVDRAITNGIDIIRVFDALNDTRNLQRSIEACNKAGGHAQGAISYTKSPAHDNQVFINLAKELEQMGAKSICIKDMAGLLDPYNAQKLITDIKQVITVPLELHTHSTSGLGSLTYMKAVEAGIDIIDTAISPFAEGTSQPSTEAMVVAFRGTSHDTGLDLGQLNKIAEHFKPVREKYIAEGLIDIKLTGVDVNTLVYQVPGGMLSNLLSQLKQSNAEDRFDEVLKEVPEVRRDLGYPPLVTPTSQIIGTQAVLNVLTGERYKMVPNEVKMIVKGMYGKTTVPISPEIKQKIIGDEEQITCRPADLLEPELENMKRECARYLEQEEDVLTQAMFPKNAEEFFQKRAARIYGMDWSLVDEEAMAYPV; encoded by the coding sequence ATGGCAAAAGTGGGAATAACAGAGACTGTTCTCAGAGACGGACAGCAGTCGCTGATGGCGACCCGAATGAAAACCGAGGAAATGCTGCCTATTTTAGAGGTTATGGACAATGTGGGCTATCACGCCATAGAGATGTGGGGAGGGGCGACTTATGATGCCTGTATCCGTTTTTTGGATGAAGATCCGTGGGTTCGGCTCAGAAAAATAAGAAAAAGGGTAAAGAATACAAAATTGCAGATGTTGCTGAGGGGACAAAATCTGCTGGGATACAGACATTATGCGGATGATCTGGTGGATGAGTTCGTAGACCGGGCAATTACCAACGGAATTGACATTATCCGGGTGTTTGATGCATTGAACGACACGAGAAATCTGCAGCGTTCCATTGAAGCCTGCAATAAAGCCGGCGGCCACGCTCAAGGAGCCATTTCATACACCAAAAGTCCGGCTCACGATAATCAGGTTTTTATTAATCTGGCAAAAGAATTAGAGCAGATGGGAGCAAAGTCCATTTGCATCAAAGACATGGCGGGGCTTCTCGACCCATATAATGCACAGAAGCTGATTACCGACATCAAGCAGGTGATTACCGTGCCGCTGGAGCTTCACACGCACTCTACCAGCGGTTTGGGAAGCCTGACCTATATGAAAGCAGTAGAAGCCGGAATAGACATCATAGATACTGCTATTTCTCCGTTTGCAGAGGGAACCTCTCAGCCTTCCACAGAGGCGATGGTGGTTGCTTTTAGGGGTACATCCCATGATACGGGATTAGATTTAGGGCAGTTAAATAAAATTGCCGAACATTTTAAACCGGTTCGGGAAAAGTATATCGCCGAAGGGCTCATTGACATCAAATTGACAGGTGTCGATGTCAACACGCTGGTATATCAGGTTCCGGGCGGAATGCTGTCCAATCTGTTGTCCCAGTTAAAGCAGTCCAATGCGGAAGACCGGTTTGACGAGGTGCTGAAAGAAGTTCCGGAGGTGAGAAGGGATTTAGGCTACCCGCCGCTGGTCACACCGACCAGTCAAATCATAGGAACACAAGCAGTATTGAACGTCCTGACCGGCGAACGCTATAAAATGGTTCCCAATGAGGTAAAGATGATCGTGAAGGGGATGTACGGAAAAACTACCGTTCCCATCAGCCCGGAGATCAAGCAGAAAATTATCGGAGATGAGGAACAGATCACGTGCAGGCCGGCAGATTTGCTTGAACCGGAATTGGAAAATATGAAGAGAGAATGTGCGAGATATCTGGAGCAGGAGGAAGATGTGCTGACTCAGGCCATGTTCCCCAAAAATGCGGAAGAATTTTTCCAAAAAAGAGCGGCAAGAATATACGGTATGGACTGGAGTCTTGTAGATGAAGAGGCTATGGCCTATCCGGTGTAA